In a single window of the Papaver somniferum cultivar HN1 chromosome 8, ASM357369v1, whole genome shotgun sequence genome:
- the LOC113304370 gene encoding glucose-6-phosphate isomerase, cytosolic 2B-like: MFTFSFLCSCKHPMNNCRISCCRWDCMAQVILPYCQALEKFAPHIQQFSMERKGKGVSIDGVPFPFEAAEIDFGEPDSNGQHSFYQLIHQGRVIPCDFIGVVKSQQPVYLKGATLTTVPLRVNVLSKGLSYKEL, encoded by the exons ATGTTTACTTTTAGTTTCCTTTGTTCTTGCAAACATCCGATGAACAACTGTAGAATTTCATGTTGCAGATGGGATTGTATGGCTCAA GTTATCTTGCCATACTGTCAAGCACTAGAGAAGTTCGCTCCTCATATCCAACAG TTTAGCATGGAGAGAAAAGGGAAGGGTGTATCAATTGACGGTGTTCCTTTTCCTTTCGAGGCAGCCGAAATTGATTTTGGTGAGCCAGATTCGAACGGCCAACACAGCTTTTACCAGCTAATTCACCAG GGCCGCGTGATTCCTTGTGATTTTATTGGTGTTGTTAAGAGTCAACAACCTGTGTACCTGAAAGGTGCTACCCTAACAACAGTTCCCTTAAGAGTAAATGTCTTATCAAAAGGCTTATCTTACAAAGAACTGTAA